A portion of the Kazachstania africana CBS 2517 chromosome 2, complete genome genome contains these proteins:
- the DIE2 gene encoding dolichyl-P-Glc:Glc(2)Man(9)GlcNAc(2)-PP-dolichol alpha-1,2- glucosyltransferase (similar to Saccharomyces cerevisiae DIE2 (YGR227W); ancestral locus Anc_5.101), producing the protein MSDKKTEDIGDGGALDSQVIAPGIQRNLEKEVIAGFTFNILLYPLILIYFISTFVYVNRKIIPYLFIDEKFHINQTITYIKGDWAQWDPKITTPPGLYILGWCNYHIIKPIFKSWSNLTILRLTNLMGGLLILPICILRPLFLFNAIGFWPISLMCFPLMSTYYYLYYTDVWSTILILQSLTLVMTLSCGPKLSIWLSGLFAGLSCIFRQTNIIWSGFVMLICIERKAMITKQFNSNNFNNYLKCFILSIEEFKDVTLPYFINFILFFFYLLWNRSITLGDKSNHTAGLHLVQIFYCFTFITVFSLPLWCSRNFLKSYKLRCLSRPVRTIFELLGIMLIIRYFTSVHPFLLADNRHYTFYLFKKLIGRKSRLIKYALMSIIYHFCCFNYMELMRPNEMVFNTNQPLPIKDQTQLPVQLTHISWTGLLLCTFITIVPSPLFEPRYYILPYYFWRIFITCNAEPIFEKLEIKTEVNNEESVTIESTGRLLWEFLWFMSINIFTLLVFTYHPFKWDDEPFLQRIIW; encoded by the coding sequence ATGAGTGATAAGAAGACAGAAGATATAGGTGATGGTGGAGCTTTAGATTCTCAAGTAATTGCTCCGggaattcaaagaaatttggaaaagGAAGTAATTGCTGGGTTTacattcaatattttaCTATATCCTTTGATCTTAATATATTTCATTTCCACATTTGTTTATGTAAATAGGAAAATCATACCATATCTGTTTATAGACGAAAAGTTCCACATTAACCAAACTATAACTTACATTAAGGGTGATTGGGCTCAATGGGACCCTAAGATTACGACACCGCCAGGCCTCTATATCCTTGGTTGGTGTAACTATCACATAATAAAACCGATCTTCAAAAGTTGGTCAAATTTGACGATACTGAGATTGACAAATTTAATGGGTGGCTTGCTAATTTTACCGATATGCATATTAAGGCCACTTTTCCTATTCAACGCAATTGGCTTCTGGCCTATCTCCTTAATGTGCTTTCCTTTGATGTCaacatattattatctttactACACAGATGTTTGGTCCACTATATTGATTTTACAATCCCTCACTCTTGTAATGACTTTAAGTTGCGGCCCCAAATTGAGTATATGGCTAAGTGGCTTGTTTGCCGGTCTAAGTTGTATTTTCAGGCAAACAAATATCATATGGTCTGGTTTTGTCATGTTAATCTGCATCGAAAGGAAAGCAATGATTACAAAACAGTTCAATagcaataatttcaataattaTTTAAAGTGCTTCATCCTTTCTATAGAGGAATTTAAGGACGTGACCTTACcatatttcatcaattttatcttattcttcttttatttaCTCTGGAATAGGTCAATAACATTAGGAGACAAATCGAATCATACCGCTGGCCTTCATTtagttcaaattttttactGCTTCACTTTTATCACTGTTTTCAGTTTACCGCTATGGTgctcgagaaattttttaaaatcataCAAATTGAGATGCCTCAGTAGACCAGTTCGTACAATATTCGAATTGCTAGGGATAATGCTGATAATAAGATATTTTACAAGCGTTCATCCCTTCTTGTTAGCTGACAACAGACATTACactttttatttatttaaaaaattgatagGTAGAAAATCGAGATTGATTAAATATGCGTTAATGTCCATCATCTACCACTTCTGCTGTTTCAATTATATGGAGTTGATGAGGCCGAATGAAATGGTTTTCAATACAAACCAGCCATTACCTATTAAGGATCAAACCCAGTTACCTGTTCAATTAACTCACATTTCATGGACCGGTTTACTGTTATGTACGTTCATCACCATTGTACCTTCACCACTATTTGAGCCAAGATATTATATTCTACCGTACTATTTTTGGAGAATCTTCATAACCTGTAATGCAGAGCCcattttcgaaaaattggaaattaAGACGGAGGTGAACAACGAAGAGTCCGTCACGATCGAATCTACTGGAAGACTTCTTTGGGAATTTCTCTGGTTTATGTctattaatattttcacATTATTGGTTTTTACTTACCATCCATTTAAATGGGATGATGAACCATTTTTACAGAGaattatttggtaa
- the SMI1 gene encoding Smi1p (similar to Saccharomyces cerevisiae SMI1 (YGR229C); ancestral locus Anc_5.100), whose protein sequence is MDVFKKKLKELVYSFSTDDHYAEYNENEIKDFHMGQRLNNRSNPDVNHDEEMNIGMDEYNDARNNEFESSNSYNNEGVSEALLAWRHIDSWSDDHNPDLSATLSEPCTKNDITHAEEDLEISFPASVKASLRIHDGQEDLESMTGTSGLIYGLQLMTLDQIVSMTQAWRNVAKNLNRRNNNLSTMSSNNSSAAAMTESQTKSQFKLPYIPTQSSIPPETILPVYAHPAWIPLVTDHAGNHIGVDLSPGPNGKYGQVIIFGRDFDTKYAINSNWGEFLLSFANDLEAGNWFLINDSDDYYSGEGELVFRDKKSNGVVQDYLEVLKQRCWTKYQEQNLNNNSNVEPNTEIESTKFQSPVKPHVIINKEEEEEEEHNVADVSMAESKVDNEEDIEAIITDDEDEHDEIAKIQSENTEILGKQDSTTELRGAGEEIQTEESAIALTENKDKDTESPNEDEIVEQSREGEVKEEDVQVEEHKQEDVQVEEPWEEEAPAEEQKEEEAPVEESNEQKSVEEQDNEKATNEQDTKKEEEEENSSISKPEEDSAEKQSNTSVENLKEEFESVAL, encoded by the coding sequence ATGGATGTATTCAAGAAGAAGCTTAAAGAACTCGTTTACTCTTTTAGTACTGATGATCATTACGCAGAGTATAATGAAAACGAGATCAAAGACTTCCATATGGGTCAACGTCTAAATAACAGATCTAACCCTGATGTTAACcatgatgaagaaatgaatattGGTATGGACGAGTATAATGATGCACgtaataatgaatttgaatcttctaATAGTTACAACAATGAAGGTGTCTCTGAAGCTTTGTTGGCTTGGAGACATATAGATTCCTGGTCAGATGACCACAATCCAGATTTAAGTGCTACGTTAAGTGAGCCATGCACTAAAAATGACATTACACATGCAGAGgaagatttagaaatttcattCCCTGCCTCAGTTAAAGCATCCCTAAGAATCCATGATGGTCAGGAAGATTTGGAATCTATGACCGGTACTTCCGGTCTTATCTACGGTTTGCAACTAATGACATTAGATCAAATTGTATCAATGACTCAAGCTTGGAGGAACGTTGCCAAAAATCTAAATAGACGCAACAATAACCTCTCTACGATGTCCTCAAATAATTCGTCAGCTGCTGCTATGACCGAATCACAAACTAAGAGTCAATTCAAATTACCTTACATTCCAACTCAATCCTCAATTCCTCCTGAAACTATTTTGCCAGTATATGCTCATCCCGCATGGATTCCTTTAGTTACCGACCATGCTGGTAACCATATCGGTGTAGACTTGTCACCAGGTCCAAATGGTAAATATGGACAAGTTATTATATTCGGTAGAGACTTCGACACAAAATATGCTATCAATTCAAACTGGGGTGAATTCCTTCTATCTTTTGCTAACGATTTAGAAGCAGGTAATTGGTTCTTAATTAATGACTCTGATGATTATTACTCTGGTGAAGGTGAATTGGTTTTCAGAGATAAAAAGAGTAATGGTGTAGTTCAAGACTACTTGGAAGTATTGAAACAAAGATGTTGGACCAAGTACcaagaacaaaatttgaataataatagcaaTGTTGAGCCTAACACCGAAATAGAGTCTACGAAGTTCCAAAGTCCCGTTAAACCACatgtaataataaataaagaagaagaagaagaagaagaacacAATGTCGCTGATGTCTCTATGGCGGAGTCTAAGgttgataatgaagaagatattgagGCTATCATTacagatgatgaagatgaacaTGATGAAATTGCTAAGATTCAAAGCGAAAATACAGAAATACTTGGAAAACAAGACAGTACAACTGAGCTACGGGGCGCTGGAGAGGAAATTCAAACTGAAGAATCAGCAATTGCGCTCacagaaaataaagataagGACACTGAATCTCCTAACGAAGATGAAATCGTTGAACAATCTAGAGAAGGGGAggtaaaagaagaagatgttCAAGTTGAAGAACACAAGCAAGAAGATGTTCAAGTTGAAGAACCAtgggaagaagaagctcCCGCTGAAGAacaaaaggaagaagaagctcCCGTTGAAGAATCAAATGAACAAAAGTCTGTTGAAGAGCAAGACAACGAAAAAGCAACTAATGAACAAGATAccaaaaaagaagaagaggaagaaaacAGCTCAATCTCCAAGCCAGAAGAAGACTCGGCTGAAAAGCAATCCAATACTTCAGTAGAAAAtctgaaagaagaatttgagtCAGTTGCATTATAA
- the BNS1 gene encoding Bns1p (similar to Saccharomyces cerevisiae BNS1 (YGR230W) and SPO12 (YHR152W); ancestral locus Anc_5.99), whose translation MVSTSVMSSPITSKQHTTKDKDTFTEIREEKHSSTSSHTSRSSATALRKTIFKNKKGHNLKLRLQLVSKFHSPTDRLISPCSQKLNSYKSNIFKIKNAKPTKLEFQTNPSSNDEDEMSVDSDTPMKDISGMNSENPSEEKIKEDTIFSYTYTLK comes from the coding sequence ATGGTATCAACTTCTGTTATGTCAAGTCCCATTACGTCTAAACAGCATACTACTAAAGACAAAGATACTTTCACAGAAATAAGAGAGGAAAAACATTCTAGCACTAGTTCACACACATCACGCAGTTCTGCTACGGCATTACGCAAGACTATAttcaagaacaaaaaaGGGCATAATTTGAAGCTGAGATTGCAATTAGTGAGTAAGTTTCATTCCCCTACAGATAGACTTATTTCACCGTGTTcacaaaaattaaatagttataaatcaaatatctttaaaatcaaaaatgcAAAACCAACAAAATTGGAGTTTCAAACAAATCCATCTAGTAATGACGAGGATGAAATGTCTGTAGATTCGGATACTCCAATGAAAGATATCAGTGGTATGAATAGTGAAAACCCAAgcgaagaaaaaattaaagaagatACCATATTCTCATATACATACACAttaaaatag
- the PHB2 gene encoding prohibitin subunit PHB2 (similar to Saccharomyces cerevisiae PHB2 (YGR231C); ancestral locus Anc_5.98): MNGSPNDFQRYARVFQQQLSKVQRSSGGRGNGPMGKIMGLGGLILLGSGAFLLQQSLFNVDGGHRAIVYSRINGVSSRIYNEGTHFILPWLETPIVYDVRAKPRNVASLTGTKDLQMVNITCRVLSRPDVRSLPIIYRTLGQDYDERVLPSIVNEVLKAVVAQFNASQLITQREKVSKLIRENLVRRASKFNIMLDDVSITFMTFSPEFTQAVEAKQIAQQDAQRAAFIVDKARQEKQGMVVKAQGEAKSAELIGEAIKKSRDYVELKRLDTAREIARILANSPNRVVLDNESLLLNTLVDARISGQKTK, encoded by the coding sequence ATGAATGGTTCTCCAAACGATTTTCAAAGGTATGCTAGAGTTTTTCAGCAACAACTATCAAAAGTGCAACGTTCTTCTGGTGGACGAGGCAATGGGCCTATGGGGAAGATAATGGGGCTTGGTGGCTTGATTCTTCTGGGTAGTGGTGCCTTTTTGTTACAACAATCACTGTTCAACGTGGATGGTGGTCATAGAGCTATCGTGTACTCGCGTATTAACGGTGTCTCCTCTAGGATATATAATGAGGGTACACATTTTATTCTCCCATGGTTGGAGACTCCAATTGTGTATGATGTAAGAGCAAAACCACGTAACGTTGCTTCCCTTACTGGTACAAAGGATCTGCAGATGGTGAATATTACATGTAGAGTACTTTCCAGACCAGATGTTAGAAGTCTACCAATAATTTATAGAACTTTGGGTCAAGATTATGACGAAAGAGTATTGCCTTCAATTGTAAATGAAGTTTTGAAAGCAGTCGTGGCGCAATTTAATGCCTCTCAACTGATCACTCAAAGAGAGAAAGTCTCTAAACTAATTCGTGAGAATTTGGTCCGCAGagcttcaaaatttaatataatGTTGGATGACGTATCGATTACGTTTATGACGTTTTCTCCAGAGTTCACTCAAGCTGTAGAAGCCAAACAAATTGCACAGCAAGATGCTCAAAGAGCAGCATTTATTGTTGACAAGGCAAGACAGGAAAAGCAAGGTATGGTTGTTAAGGCACAAGGTGAAGCTAAGTCTGCTGAATTAATAGGTGAAGCCATTAAGAAATCCAGGGATTATGTCGAATTAAAGAGATTAGATACCGCAAGAGAGATCGCTAGGATTTTAGCTAACTCTCCAAATAGAGTAGTACTAGATAATGAATCGTTATTATTGAACACACTGGTTGACGCTAGAATAAGTGGTCAAAAGACAAAATAA
- the NAS6 gene encoding Nas6p (similar to Saccharomyces cerevisiae NAS6 (YGR232W); ancestral locus Anc_5.97), with amino-acid sequence MSDFPLHQACINNDLHMVQELIENSENIKRDLTEKDIDGRTPLHWATSFQYSEIIQLLLNNMKAIDLDNLKDDAGWTVFHIACSIGNLSIVEALYNRDIKPDLNLATSQGVTPLHLAVAKKYNDVVKFLIDNGASVRIKDKKGQIALHRAAAVGSMKLVETLCQKNSPINWADSNGWTPLFHALAEGHADIAVGLVNQMGADATIEDSNGLKAVDVSVNDNVKQYFLKNI; translated from the coding sequence ATGTCAGATTTCCCACTACATCAAGCATGCATAAACAACGACTTGCATATGGTGCAAGAactaattgaaaattcagaaAACATCAAGAGGGATTTAACAGAAAAAGATATCGATGGAAGAACCCCATTACACTGGGCTACTTCATTTCAGTACTCTGAAATTATCCAGCTTCTTTTAAATAACATGAAAGCAATTGATTTAGATAATTTGAAGGATGATGCTGGGTGGACAGTATTCCATATCGCGTGTTCCATTGGCAATTTGAGCATCGTGGAAGCCTTATATAACAGAGACATCAAACCTGATTTGAACCTAGCAACGAGTCAAGGAGTCACTCCATTACATTTGGCTGtagcaaaaaaatataatgacgtagtgaaatttttaatcgACAATGGTGCTAGTGTAAGAATCAAAGATAAGAAGGGACAGATTGCTTTACATAGAGCTGCCGCTGTAGGTTCAATGAAATTGGTAGAAACACTCTGTCAGAAAAATAGTCCCATCAATTGGGCAGATTCTAACGGATGGACGCCACTTTTCCACGCCTTAGCTGAGGGACATGCCGATATTGCGGTAGGATTAGTAAACCAAATGGGAGCAGATGCTACTATTGAAGATAGTAATGGATTAAAGGCGGTTGATGTCTCTGTGAATGATAATGTCAAACAATATTTCttaaagaatatatag
- the KAFR0B04270 gene encoding uncharacterized protein (similar to Saccharomyces cerevisiae RTT107 (YHR154W); ancestral locus Anc_5.94), translating to MISEPQSQLFDNLNFLIVITTASDAETMLRCEGLLKVNSSNSVQIYSEDAEKIKRLQREAKTSDWFYDSFSRSTNGEIHFIISQTADFFFYNEVAFDLLIPVVTPEWVTDSIAKKMLLKPLPYSSNERHCLKDLEIYLSGYSLDESEQILYSCLIEYLGGTVTSTLSTNTKIIITKTSKDPVLSSVLKLKLPTIIKFVYPTWLTTSFKKNSMDDTETHEILPTDGTVKMKNLSKKLWSKNHSTKITHMTNIFQDRIFYISAELKIDSDINIFLSDILLSCSGSTCQRLDESAKTSAHIYLGYTNENEEYNMAKNRGIEAGNLVWLFQMLSCQKYIPPASNVIFEPFDKSKIFNKDTLIVSFSNFYGFQRSYIKLLTLMLGGVSTNELSKRNNFLISRFSRGRKYEAVQLHWKKTCQVVNIEWLEDCYKHKTLLDPNDAKFRNFNVSSSSKFLIQLSQDVEEKNVIEKNAGNTDITSAPSSESSPESDKSIEGESVAGMELINGNTKIDSKHKSYNVVDTYEPVVADMAVTEGPTEGQHFSTNVELATVGNNTEEGLLIIETNDSSHSKIGVETEDKLEPVEEIRESQIKRTVEKKDKLEKASTVAEDAPTANQEIESSVNFNSISDEENDILKGTAKVSSSSKQSLETDETLEKMINLIKKTEKSIKSNCSFPCDPTINDRILNIENIRTAETASQKQQPLSPTSVDKNREEISTHDAITIVNKAKRSVSRPVSSSKRRKTGEILTEGKVDELLRRFLTDDSDIENSFPIYDIRAVSTNCLENLKELDIKVLDVLGIKIFSNIDDTHNLNAIIAPKRLRTIKFLKSLSFNSLDYAITPGFINEILKSVYNTKNTTFDTLKIAHDKYAIPDMTSHVLETTKLSTKVFERGYLSNINIFHDIPGGAETIASILKSHGIKKVTVLPSNFGLDDLALNEIRDSDTNVPRCVIVSHKASQVSRFKRLVSTKGNREGFNALIVEWNWCVNCIFSLNVSFADTSNVLLRYE from the coding sequence ATGATATCTGAACCGCAATCACAGTTATTTGACAACCTGAACTTCTTGATTGTGATTACCACTGCAAGCGATGCCGAAACAATGCTCAGATGTGAAGGTCTCTTAAAGGTCAACTCAAGCAATAGtgttcaaatttattcagAGGATGCAGAAAAGATAAAGCGATTACAAAGAGAAGCAAAAACCTCGGATTGGTTTTATGACAGCTTTAGCCGCTCTACAAATGGTGAAATTCATTTCATAATTTCCCAAACTGCAGactttttcttctacaACGAAGTAGCATTCGACTTACTAATACCAGTGGTCACTCCAGAATGGGTTACAGATTCTATagcaaagaaaatgttACTTAAGCCATTGCCGTATTCTTCTAATGAGAGACACTGCCTAAAAGACCTAGAGATTTACCTTTCAGGCTATTCACTTGATGAAAGTGAACAAATACTATACAGTTGCCTGATAGAATATTTGGGAGGTACTGTTACTAGTACTCTTTCAACGAATACCAAGATTATTATCACGAAAACGTCAAAAGACCCAGTACTAAGCTCTGTTTTGAAGCTTAAACTACCGAcaataatcaaatttgtaTACCCAACTTGGCTGACTAcatctttcaagaaaaattcaatggatGATACAGAAACACACGAAATATTACCCACTGATGGTACcgtgaaaatgaaaaatctgtCCAAAAAGCTCTGGAGTAAAAACCATTCTACAAAGATAACGCATATGACCAATATATTTCAGGATCGTATCTTTTATATAAGCGCTGAGTTGAAGATCGATTCGgatattaatatttttttgagtGACATATTATTGTCTTGCTCTGGCTCGACCTGCCAACGTCTCGATGAGAGTGCAAAAACAAGTGCACATATTTATCTTGGATATACCAATGAGAATGAAGAATATAACATGGCAAAAAACCGAGGTATAGAAGCTGGAAATTTGGTTTGGTTGTTCCAAATGCTTTCATGTCAGAAATATATACCACCGGCTTCGAATGTAATCTTTGAACCATTCGACAAATCAAAGATATTCAATAAGGATACAttaattgtttcattttctaatttttaTGGGTTTCAGCGGTCTTATATAAAACTTCTAACATTAATGTTAGGAGGAGTTTCCACGAATGAGTTGTCCAAAAGgaacaatttcttgatttcaCGATTTtcaagaggaagaaaatatgaagCTGTACAATTGCACTGGAAAAAGACATGTCAAGTTGTCAATATAGAATGGCTAGAGGATTGTTACAAGCATAAGACTTTACTTGATCCGAATGATGCCAAATTTCGGAATTTTAATGTAAGTTCCAGTTCAAAGTTCCTAATTCAGTTATCCCAAGATgttgaagagaaaaatgtGATAGAAAAGAATGCAGGAAACACAGATATCACTTCAGCACCGTCTAGTGAATCATCTCCAGAATCTGATAAAAGTATTGAAGGCGAATCTGTTGCAGGAATGGAGTTAATAAATGGAAACACTAAAATCGATAGCAAGCACAAATCATACAATGTGGTGGATACTTATGAACCAGTTGTAGCTGACATGGCGGTAACTGAGGGCCCTACTGAAGGTCAgcatttttcaacaaatgtTGAACTTGCGACAGTTGGTAATAATACTGAAGAAGGCCTATTAATAATTGAAACCAATGATAGTAGCCATTCCAAAATAGGAGTTGAAACTGAAGATAAGCTTGAACCTGTAGAGGAAATTAGAGAAAGCCAAATTAAAAGGACAGTTGAGAAAAAAGACAAGTTGGAGAAAGCAAGTACCGTTGCAGAGGATGCTCCCACTGCTAACCAAGAAATAGAGTCTTCGGTCAACTTCAATTCTATTTCTGATGAGGAAAATGACATCTTGAAGGGCACAGCCAAAGTGTCATCTAGCAGTAAGCAATCTTTAGAAACAGATGAAACTTTagaaaagatgataaaTCTCATAAAGAAAACCGAAAAAAGCATCAAGAGCAATTGTTCTTTTCCATGTGATCCAACGATCAATGATCGTATACtgaatattgaaaatattcgGACAGCTGAGACAGCGAGCCAAAAGCAACAGCCACTATCGCCAACTTCTGTGGACAAAAATAGAGAAGAGATATCAACACATGATGCCATTACTATCGTAAATAAAGCAAAACGATCTGTAAGCCGACCagtatcttcttcaaaaagaagaaaaactgGTGAAATATTGACCGAAGGGAAAGTTGATGAGCTTTTGAGACGCTTCTTAACCGATGACAgcgatattgaaaattcatttcCCATTTATGATATCAGAGCAGTCTCGACCAATTgtttggaaaatttgaaagaattagataTCAAAGTCCTAGATGTTCTTGGCATAAAAATCTTTTCGAACATTGATGACACCCATAATTTAAATGCAATTATCGCTCCTAAGCGATTAAGAACGATCAAGTTTCTTAAAAGTTTAAGTTTCAATTCATTGGATTACGCAATAACTCCAGGGTTTATTAacgaaattttgaaatccGTTTATAATACTAAAAATACAACATTTGACACACTCAAGATTGCGCACGATAAGTACGCAATTCCTGACATGACAAGCCACGTCTTGGAAACGACCAAATTGTCTACAAAAGTATTTGAACGTGGATATCTTTCCAACATCAACATTTTTCATGACATTCCAGGTGGTGCTGAAACAATTGCTTCAATCTTGAAATCGCACGGCATAAAGAAAGTGACCGTACTGCCATCTAATTTTGGCTTAGATGATTTGGCGTTAAATGAAATACGAGATTCTGATACAAATGTACCGAGATGCGTGATAGTTTCGCATAAAGCATCACAAGTTAGTAGATTTAAACGACTAGTCTCAACGAAAGGGAATCGTGAAGGTTTCAATGCGTTAATAGTTGAATGGAATTGGTGCGTCAACtgtatattttctttaaatgtCAGTTTTGCCGATACTTCCAATGTCTTACTTCGATACGAATAA
- the YHB1 gene encoding flavohemoglobin (similar to Saccharomyces cerevisiae YHB1 (YGR234W); ancestral locus Anc_5.93), producing MLSAETRTIVKATVPVLEQYGTTITKTFYNNMLSEHKELLNIFNKINQKKGAQPTALATTVIAAAKNIDDLSVLIAHVNQIGHKHRALQIKPEHYPIVGHHLLGAIKEVLGDAATPEILQAWAEAYEEIANVFITVEKKMYDEAAWDGWKPFTVVKKEKVASDIYEFTVKPEADSGIDLKQLPITAGQYITVNTHPTRENNQYDALRHYSLCSVSTNDGIRFAVKLESSENNPMGLVSEFLHKDVNVGDKLKLSAPAGDFALNEKLIEQNEIPIVLLASGVGVTPLLAMLETQVQRNPNRPIYWIQASHDVSTQAFVPQVDELLGKCPSVTKHIVHSKVNGRIDDNFLKANIPNHADVYICGSLEFMQAMIDHLKVLEHKADMIHYEPFGPKMATLR from the coding sequence atgctaTCAGCAGAAACAAGAACAATTGTTAAAGCCACTGTTCCAGTGTTAGAACAATATGGTACTACAATTACTAAGACATTCTACAACAATATGTTGTCAGAGCAcaaagaattattaaatattttcaacaaaattaaCCAGAAGAAAGGTGCTCAACCAACCGCTTTAGCTACTACCGTTATTGCTGCAGctaaaaatattgatgatttatcaGTTTTAATTGCACATGTTAACCAAATTGGCCACAAGCACCGTGCTTTACAAATTAAACCGGAACATTATCCAATCGTCGGTCATCATTTATTAGGAGCTATCAAAGAAGTGTTGGGTGATGCCGCTACGCCAGAAATTTTGCAAGCTTGGGCCGAAGCATACGAAGAAATTGCTAATGTTTTCATCACAGTTGAGAAAAAGATGTATGATGAAGCTGCTTGGGATGGTTGGAAACCATTTACCGTTGTCAAGAAGGAAAAAGTGGCTAGCGATATTTATGAGTTTACAGTGAAGCCAGAAGCTGATTCTGGCATCGATTTAAAACAGTTGCCAATTACCGCCGGTCAATACATCACTGTTAACACACACCCAACCAGGGAAAACAATCAATATGATGCCCTACGTCATTACTCTTTATGTTCAGTTTCCACCAATGATGGTATTAGGTTTGCCGTCAAACTAGAAAGCAGCGAAAATAATCCTATGGGTTTAGTCTCTGAATTCTTACATAAAGATGTCAATGTCGGTGATAAACTAAAATTAAGTGCACCTGCAGGTGACTTTgctttaaatgaaaaattaatcgaacaaaatgaaattcCAATAGTTTTATTGGCTTCCGGTGTTGGTGTTACTCCCTTACTTGCCATGCTAGAAACACAGGTCCAGAGAAACCCTAACAGACCTATTTACTGGATCCAAGCTTCTCATGATGTATCAACTCAAGCCTTTGTACCTCAAGTTGATGAATTACTAGGCAAATGTCCAAGCGTTACAAAGCACATTGTACATAGTAAAGTTAATGGGCGTATTGACGACAATTTCCTAAAGGCTAATATTCCTAATCATGCTGATGTTTATATTTGCGGTTCTTTAGAGTTCATGCAAGCAATGATTGATCACTTGAAGGTATTAGAACATAAAGCTGACATGATCCATTATGAACCATTCGGACCAAAGATGGCCACTCTCAGATAG
- the MIC26 gene encoding Mic26p (similar to Saccharomyces cerevisiae YGR235C; ancestral locus Anc_5.92) yields MTDFYKKIDPETEKLSSNQVNESVTHQPEQLVNFIHEQRSKLVDVTNKTKDNLNQVNDEYHEKGRQLTSKIAALSTTTHDNLLAGLSYTAVAVMTGSILARRKAVSFKILTPVLFGSICAVYTLPSTLSNMARTIYEAEKRNFPTLIKKQDEIMIELREGKEDTLDFFHKCGNIVRDWFK; encoded by the coding sequence ATGACTGATTtctataaaaaaattgatccaGAAACTGAAAAACTCTCGTCAAACCAAGTAAATGAATCTGTCACACATCAACCAGAGCAATTAGTGAATTTCATACATGAGCAACGTTCAAAACTAGTGGATGTCACAaacaaaacaaaagatAACTTAAATCAAGTGAATGATGAATATCATGAAAAAGGACGACAGCTCACTTCAAAAATTGCTGCTTTGAGTACGACTACTCATGATAATTTACTTGCTGGTTTAAGTTATACTGCCGTTGCTGTCATGACTGGTTCAATATTAGCTAGAAGAAAAGCAGTGTCATTCAAGATTCTAACGCCTGTGTTATTTGGTTCTATATGTGCTGTTTATACATTGCCTTCAACTTTGTCTAATATGGCAAGGACAATTTATGAGGCagagaaaagaaacttCCCCACATTAATTAAAAAGCAAGACGAAATTATGATTGAGCTTAGGGAAGGAAAGGAGGATACTTTAGATTTCTTTCACAAATGTGGTAATATAGTGAGAGACTGGTTCAAGTAA